In Cuculus canorus isolate bCucCan1 chromosome 8, bCucCan1.pri, whole genome shotgun sequence, a single genomic region encodes these proteins:
- the OMA1 gene encoding metalloendopeptidase OMA1, mitochondrial isoform X2 translates to MNNIRGLKLSDMNCIFFHLASLTKQGKCNNLYRSYAGYCRIQASCTRRRCQRLNLSGNTRICFLTGSPDCYTSLLCKGQRCLLNASNTKVHKNAHHNLGSFCFQSPQPFWEKTASLQISSVGQLPQRFSIWNIQSIRSFRTSPSFQAVPFPLFWIIVKPIQKLFAILLGRSIRNWWKALPPNKRELFKESARKNKWKILLGVGSLGVLFVVFYFTHLEETPITGRPRLLVFGKEHFRELSEIEYVMRMEEFESKILPETDARHQVVEAVFGHLSESNEDIPQISALKWVIHVVDEPGVNAFVLPNGQVFVFTGLLNAVSDLHQLSFILAHEIAHAVLEHAAEKASLVHLLDFLSLIFLTMIWAICPRDSLAVFGQLIQSKLKEFMFDRPYSRTLEAEADKVGLQFAAKACMDVRASSVFWQQMEFAEAIQGQPRLPEWLSTHPSHENRAEHLDRLIPENCKVRAEVSPAEVITVNTQETLTLGLVCGPENDVTCN, encoded by the exons ATGAATAACATCCGTGGTCTAAAGTTGTCGGACatgaactgtattttctttcatttggcTTCTTTGACCAAGCAGGGAAAGTGCAATAATCTCTATAGATCTTACGCAGGATATTGCCGAATTCAAGCTAGTTGTACACGACGCAGATGCCAAAGGCTGAATTTGAGTGGAAATACTAGAATCTGTTTTTTGACTGGAAGCCCTGACTGCTATACGAGCCTCCTCTGTAAAGGACAGAGGTGTCTTTTGAATGCCTCAAATACAAAAGTACACAAGAATGCACACCACAATTTAGGAAGTTTTTGTTTCCAGTCCCCTCAGCCATTCTGGGAGAAGACTGCATCCCTCCAGATCAGTTCTGTAGGGCAACTCCCACAGCGTTTTTCTATTTGGAACATTCAGAGCATCAGATCTTTTCGCACATCACCGTCATTTCAGGCTGtaccttttccccttttctggaTTATTGTTAAGCCAATTCAGAAACTATTTGCTATCCTTCTTGGCAG GAGCATAAGAAATTGGTGGAAGGCACTTCCTCCTAATAAGCGggaactttttaaagaaagtgcaAGGAAGAATAAATGGAAGATACTCCTGGGTGTTGGTAGCTTGGGAGTTTTATTTGTCGTGTTTTATTTCACTCATTTGGAGGAGACACCCATTACTGGGCGCCCTCGACTGTTGGTGTTTGGAAAAGAGCATTTCAGAGAACTGTCAGAGATAGAATATGTTatg AGGATGGAGGAATTCGAAAGTAAAATATTGCCCGAGACAGATGCACGCCATCAGGTTGTGGAGGCAGTTTTTGGTCATTTATCTGAAAGCAATGAGGACATCCCACAAATCTCGGCACTCAAGTGGGTGATCCACGTGGTAGACGAACCAGGTGTAAATGCTTTTGTGCTTCCA AATGGCCaagtatttgttttcactgGATTGCTAAATGCAGTTTCTGATCTTCATCAGCTGTCTTTTATTTTGGCACATGAAATAGCTCACGCTGTCCTGGAACATGCA GCAGAGAAAGCCAGCCTGGTTCATTTATTGGATTTTCTATCACTCATCTTCCTCACTATGATTTGGGCCATCTGTCCTCGTGATAGTTTGGCAGTTTTTGGCCAGTTGATTCAGAGCAAATTGAAGGAG TTTATGTTTGACAGACCATACAGCAGAACATTGGAAGCTGAAGCTGATAAAGTGGGACTTCAGTTTGCAGCAAAG GCTTGTATGGATGTAAGAGCAAGCAGTGTATTTTGGCAACAAATGGAATTTGCAGAAGCCATTCAAGGGCAGCCCAGGTTACCAGAGTGGCTCTCCACACACCCTTCTCATGAAAATAGAGCTGAACACTTAGACCGGCTTATCCCAGAG